The genome window TGGACTGCCTCCTGCCCTGCACATCTCCAGGTTTTCAATTGCTGTAGCCAGATCTGTGACACTGGAGCCCCAAGCGCCTCTCTGTCTAATCCAGAACCAGACCATCTCCCCAGAAGTCCTTGCTGGGTTGCTTTTCACAGTGATGTGTGCAATATGCCAACGTAAACACTAAATCTCTCACCACAGCTGCTGGAGGTGTGGTCTGAGTATCTCTTTAagttttcattctatttttattttgtacatatgGGGCCATACACACAAAGGCAGGCCTTTCAGTATGTGGGCCCTGAGGAGCAAAGTCAGATGACTTGGTGGCAGGCTCCCTTCCTTCCTAAGCCTTCTTGCCTGCCCCATGTCATGTCTACTTTATTCTCTTCCAACTTTCCATATGCTGAGTCTCCTCCTTGACAAGTGAAACCCAACCTTTGTTATTCTGCTATGGTAGGGAAGGAAACCAGGCTTAAACTGTGTTAGGCAGGTGCTCcacactgagccacagcccagaCTCCACATAATtgtttctttctcatttcctccAAAGGCACCTGGTGCTTTTGCTTCCTGCCCCTTTGGCACTGCTACTCAAGCTGATGGATGCTCATTGCATCTTGCCCTCCATCAGGAACAGGGCACAAAACAGGCTTCTCAGTGCCATATGTGCCTAGTGTCCGGTTCCATGCCCTTGACGCAGCCAGTATGACTCCCACCAGAAGGATGGGAGGTAATCCCTGCTCACTTGCCACCTTGGACCTGCCTTGTTCACTCAGTCTCCTGGATAAGCTGTCTCTGATCTTGGTAGGAGGGCTTTTAAATGAGATACCAGTGTGTAACAGGCTGCTCACCCAGCTCACTCTGGGGGCTGGCTCTGTCAGAGCCCCAAATCCTCCTCCCTACTGCCACCATCACACATGGAACCTTTAACTGGCTAAGATAGAtgatgtgagttccaggatggcctaGAGCTACCCTTCTGCACTCTAGAGCCTCGTACATTCTCGGCATTTTGTGTTATGGTGgcactgggacttgaacccaagtcatgacaggcaacactATTACCACTAACCACAAACCCCAACTTTCTCCAAACCAGGGTCTACCAAGTTGCCTAGATCAACTTTGAACTTGTTCTGTAGTCCACTtccctatcctcctgcctctgtcccccaagGAGCAAGGATTACAGGTCTATGCCACTACACCCTGCTCTGGGGACTCTCCTGAGGATCTTTCAGGTGCTGTACTATGTTGTCCATCTTCCTGCACCCATTAGCACTCAACACAGCCATAAATAGGCATCCCTGAACCAGTACTTACTCTTCAGCCTCCTGGAGGACCCCTGAGGCAGACATCGTCAGGATGATGTTAGCCAGCAAGGCCTGGGGACCCTCCTTATAAACAGACGAGATGGCATGTACTGGTGCTAACTGTTTATTCAGGTCCAAACAGTTAATGAGTGCAGCATGCAGCACCCATGGTCAACTGCAGGCCACTCCATCAGTAGCACAAACCAAATTACCAGAGACCAGAGCTTATGGCCTGTCACCCAGGGTACATACACTCAAGACATCCAAGGCTATGGGTTCTGCTGAGCATAAAAGGTACCCAGGCAGAGGCCAGcttggagctctgtgagttgtCAGCCCAGGGGAGGAGGGTAGGTGAAGAACAGGTCCTTCAATGTCccatgtaacccaagctggccaaGAGTCTGACATGGGATCTCTGGTGCTGCCAACAAGGGCTACCCTAGTGCTAAGCCTGATGGCTGAGTAAGCAggttctgtttgtgtgtttgtgtgtgtgtgttggggtcaGACTACCCCTTCTAAGGCATCACTGCTATGAGCTACTCCATCCCAGTGCAGTAAAGAACCACAGGGTATCTTTCCCCAGTGGGTCCCAATGGCTCAAATCACTGAAGCCTTCAGCGCTTATGGCTGGCAAACCAGGAGAAGAAGGGGCGTGGGCGTGGGCGTGGGGCCTGGAGGACACGAACAATTCGTGGTGAGCGCCAGGCTTTGATAGTGGCATCATCGCTGGCTGTCAACAAGAGCTCCTGTTCCTGGGGGCTAAAGGCCACTGAGTTGACCACATCTTCGTGCCGCAGCTTGGCTAAGCAGATGTTGTAGTGGCGGTCCCAGATATAGCCATGCCGATCTTCAGCCCCACTGCGGGATAGCATCTAGATAAGCCCACACCCACCTGCTGAAGCCCGTACCCAAGCCCGGGGGTCCACCTGAGCCCACACCTGGCCACAAAATCCTTGCTGACATCCAAGAAGATGAAGAAGCACTCATCATTGGGTGTGTAGGCACGGTGCGCTCGCAGAGCCCGCTTCACCTCCCGCATGGTCTTGAGATCGAACACTAGCAGGTCAATCTCCTCTGCAATGGGTGGTGGCTGCATAGGGTCAGCTACCACTGAGCCAGGGGGCCAGGCACGGCTATTCACATACAAGTACCTGAGCCAGGGACACATGTTAGGAACAAGCATGCTTTCAGATACAGGGCCATCTATTGTGCCCCACCTAACATACCAGGCCCACCTGTTATCAGGAGACAGGCCCATGCCAATGATGTGCCCATGCACATCTATGACATGGTCCAGTGCGTCAAAGAAGGCATCAGAACCCCGGCCCTCGCCCAGCACGGGCCCTGCTGTAGTCATCTGGTGTGGCAGGATCTGCTTGATGCCTGCATGGAGACCAGGGTGAGGAGTCATCCAGAGCCTGCAAGGACATCACCACCAGGGCACTCCCAATCCAAGAACATCCCTAAGGGGTCCACAAACACTGTCTACACTTAGACTCAAGCACAGTTGCCCACCTGGACAGTTGCCAACCAGTCCCCCTGCCTGGGTTTTCACCACTCTTATACATGACCAAGTGTGCCAGGGCCAGAGTGGTATCCTAATGCACAGTCCAAACTTTGCCTACGGACTTGCTGGTCTGGGGAGTACCACAGTGGTTGTTGACCCTAGCAggcccagccctgccctgcccaccATTACCGATCTGATGTGGTGAATAGGTGAGGCAGCCAGTGGTGAAGATGAGGTACTTGTTCCTGGGGGAACGACACTCTGGGGGCTTGGTGTGGCCTTGGGCCAGCAGCTCAGCCACCTTGGTCTCCAGAGCACAATCTGACAGCTGTGCATGTCCATCCAACACACTATCCAACATGCGCCGTAAATCTTCCTTGACATGGCCAGAACCAGAGGCGTGCAGACCTGGGTCAGTGGCCTCTTCTTCACTGTCCCCACCAAGGTCAAAGACTCGGCAGGGGAGCCCAGCCTGGTTGCCGGCATCCAGCAGTAGGTCTGGGCTATCAAAGCGGCTGCAGTCAGCCACCATCACTGTGCGGATAGTGCTGGCATTGAGGTTCTGGATCTTAAAGAGCCGTTTTACCACGTTGACATTTTCTGACTCCACATTCTGTGTGAGACACAAGCCAAGGCCTAGAACAGGTGGGTGCTGGCCACAGAGCCAGGCCTGGGTGTTTCCTATGCTGGGCCCTGCATCTGCCCTTCCATAGACAGCCCTGCCCACACCTTCTTCTCTATTTCCCGGCCCAAACCCACCCATCTGCCCAGCCTGCCCCTGCCCCAGTCTGAACCTGGAAGGCATTGTTGAGCCACAGCACTGAGCAGGAAGTGATATCTCCAATGCGGTGCAGGTTCCCCGAAATGAGGCTGGTTTCTGTGAGCCAGCAGCCAAACACATCGTAGGGCTTGTTTCGCACACGGGACAGCAGGGCAAAGGAGTCTGGGAGAAAGGCCACAGCTTCGAAGGCTGCTGACAGTGCACAATGGGACAGGCAGCCCAACCCAACACCCACACTCACCTAGGCTGATGACAGCTATCTCGCCTGAGGAAGAATTATGTGGCCCAAGGAATACCCCTGAGGCCAGCAACAGTGAGTCATCTTGGTTGAACTGGGAGAATTGGGTGTAGCTCCAGTTGTATGGCCTCATATCTGCACTGTGCAGCAGCGAGATGGTCAGGTCGTTGTTCCAGATCTGTACCAGAGAGGCTGCAGGGTAATTATCAACCAGGAAGTCCTGACTATTCTCCAGTGAGGGTGCTGAGTCTTCATGTCTTAGGCCTTTATCACCCACTCTTAGCATATCCTAGCAATGCACAGGGTTGGCCCTTGGAGCTAGAGGTTAGAGCTGTTATTAGCTTTGGGTCTTATGTGGTCCAGATCAGGCTTCCAGGCCCTTTATggccctctctgcttctctcactACTGGCTTCTCTTCCCACTGAGTTCTGCTGCATGGGAGAAGCACCCTCACCTTCACTGTGCAGTCCTTGGAGCAGGAGGCAAACTGGTACCCCGAGTGGGAGAAGCTGAGGTGCAGGACCTGGTCGGTGTGCTCCTTCAGTGTCTGCACCTCCACACAGGGTACCATGTCATAGAGCCGCCGGAACTCCTCATACCAGGATGTGGCCGCTGTGGGCAATATAGTGTCACTCCTGCATGCAAGCCTCCCTCACTGGTAAAGACCAAGAGTTGACAGCATGGCTACCAGGAGCTGTTCCAGGGCCTCTGGAACCCACTACTCACTAATTAGGTCTCAACTACAGGGTGCACCTTTGTGCTCAcagattccctcttcccaataAGGCCCATGTATGAGGCCCTTGAACCATGAGCTCCTGCCCAGAGGCCAGCAGATTTCAGGGTATGTGTGGGTACTGACCTGGGTGGCGGGGCACATCTCGAGCCACCTGGTAGTAGCGGTAGAACTGCTCCCTCCATAAGAATTCGTCCCGGGATACAGCCTGCCATTGGCGGCATACCAGCCCAGCAGCAAGCACATCCGCAGGGCCTAGGCTCAGGAAGATCTGGTAGACAAGGCTGTCGGGGAGCAGGGGCATGCCCCCCTCATCCATTGTGACATTCTGCCTGGATGGTCCTGAAACCCACCAGTGGCTGCTCTGAGCCCAGGCTTCCTCACCCTCAATCCCAGGGAGAAATTGAGGGTCTGGGGCCCCACACATAGCAGTTCTGGGTATTCCTCCAGCCCCACCAACTGCCAAGCTGAGAATTCCACTGCACTGAGCATgtgctggggggagggaggtatCAGTAGCACTGTCCCACCACAGACAATAATGTTATACCTCACATTCTCCAGGGGCAGAAGATGCTTGCTAGACCAGATAGCAAGCATCTCAGTATTACTAGGATAGGTTCAACCTGAGGAGTGGGAGGTGGCCCCACCTTCATACCTTCCAGGTTGGGGCCGTTGACACCTTCCCCATGCTCCACAGCCCAGGGAGCACCAAGGCAGGCCAACAAGTCTGGGCTGCCCAAACCGGCTGGTCCAAGTTCTAGCAAGTTCTAGAGACCAACTGACAGGTACAAGACTGTCTTTGACCTTACTGCCACAAGACTTCAGGCCAGGGCTGACTTACTTCTGAGAAGGCCAGTGGCCTTCCTAATGGCCAGTGGCCTTCCTAATGGCCAGTGGCCTCAGGAGAGAGCCTGGCCAGGAGGATGGTAAGagcgggggtgggtggggggcttCTGAATGTCAGAGCAGACAGCATTAGACCACACCTTGCTTCTTAGCTACACTGGGCAGCAGCTCCTTCATTCCGCGGGCGGACTAGGATGGTGACAACCTCCCATGGCCATCACTGGCCAGATAAGGCCACCAAAGTCTGTACAAAAGTAGACATTGCAGAAAAACACCTGGTGACCGTGGACAAAGCTCGTGAAGGTGGCAAAGGCCAGTGAAAGTAGGACAAGTCAGGGCTGAGGCCCACGACTGGGGCGGCAGTTGGGGGGACCAGGCCCAAGAAAAAGAAACGAAAGCTAGTGCCGAGGTCAAGGGACACCGAAAGAAGTCCTGACCGCAGGACTGGGCATTATGAAACACAAGGAAGAAGACAGGGGACAGGGCAGATAACACAGATGAGCACCGCGGGGCCAAAGCAGGGACTCACCGCGGTGCCTCCGCCCGCTGCGCCGCGCCCCGCTTCCGCCGCCGCCGCTCTTGCTTCCGCCTCCGCCCGCGTCTTTACGGAGGAGCCAGGCTTGACGCCGAGAGCCCTGAGGCATCGATAGCCGCCCCTCTTGCGCCTGCGCCTCGGGCTCTGACTCTTGGCCGAGTTTCTTTATGCGCCTGCGCGCGCTCTTATTCTCCGGCTCTTGCTGGTACTTGCTCCTGACGAACTTAAAAGAAGGCAGTAATGAGTCAGGCACAGCTGAGACTCGGCCTTGGCTCTATCCGCTGCTGGGCTTTGAACAAGCGGCTTTATGGGCTTGTTGTTGTTAGGTGTGGGGATAAGACCCTTTGGCCTGCAAAGGGTTAAGCACTGACCTCAAGTGAAAAATGGGTGAAGCAAAGCCAAAGCCAAGCTGCTGTCAGGCTAGGTTCTAGGATGGACCCTGGCTTGGGGTAGGAATTCAATAAGCGGAAGGCAGATGTGGACTTCCTGGACTGTGTTTCCTGTGGTACTGGACAGTGGACTCTGAGCTGGCACAGTGCAAGACCTCCACCTCCCTGTCGTCCCTAACAGGGCTGTCATGCTGTCCCTTGAGGCTGTGTTCTTTACCCTGCTCTTGACAGCCAGTTCGCTGGGCCAAAGGGCTCAAAAGCCCTCTGGATCTATGTCCCCAATCAGCACCATCCAGGCCCAGGCCAATTTCGATGTTCAGCAGGTAAAAAGCTGGGAGCGAGTGGGGTACGGGAAAGGATCAGTAAGAACCTGCCTAGCTTGGCGGGATTGGCCCAGGGTGCCCCATTCCCTCAGTCCTGAGCCCTCCTAGTCTACTCCCAGTTTGGCTTCTTGTGGCTGTGGGCTCTGCATGCCGCTTTCTTCAGGAGCAAGGATACCGGGCTGAGGCCACCACATTGCACACAGCTCCCCAGGGTGCAGCTATAGCTGTCAGCACCTTCCGGAAACTGTGAGTCCCAGTGTTGCCTCCACCTTCACCCCAACTCATGCCCTGCCTTATCCTGTCCTCCTAACCTTACCCCAgcttttctgtggcctggataAATACTCCATATGACCCCACCTGGGTTAGAGCCTGGGAGCCTTCTCTTATGGAATGCCTTCTTCCCTCCTCAGAGATGGGATATGTTGGCAGATACGGCAACTCTTTGGAGTCACAGGGGTCCCTGGACGCTTCTTTCTCCAAGGTGAGGCAAGGGACACAAGAGGGTTTGGACCTGGAGGCAGCACGTAAGGGACTAACATGCTGCTACTATGGTCTACTTCAGCCCCAGGGCTCCGTGGTCCAGTGCATGTGGTTGTTGCTGAGACCGACTACCAGAGCTTTGCCGTTCTGTATCTGGAGCAGGCAAGGAAGCTATCTGTGAAACTCTATGGTGTgtgctagtcctgcatccacacATGACCTTATGCTTTGCATCCTGATGGGTGACCCAGATGGATACACAGACCCTCCCCATTCCCTTTCTATCCCCACACTCTCAGTAGCAGGAACTGTAGGAGGAGCCTACGCATGGGGGATTAGATGGGGCAGggacctggctgtgtcctggctCCCATGCCCTGTTGAAACCACCAGAACTCTGTCTATCCCATAGCCCGCTCACTGCCTGTGAGTGACTCTGCCCTGAATGTGTTTGAACAGCGAGTGAGGGGAGCCAACCTGACAGAAGACCAGATCTTTTTCTTTCCCAAGTATGGTGAGTGTCCCTAGCCCAGGCAGCCTCCTGCTGGCACGCTGCCCTCTCTTACTACTGCCTGGCCCCCTAGGTTTCTGCAAGACTTCAGACCAGTTCCACATCCTGAACGGTGAGTGGCCAGCAGGGCACAGCAATAAAGGCTGAGGTCAAGGTCCTTCCTGCCCCtgctaaagtctttttttttttttttttttttttggtctgctCCAGAGATACAGAGATAAGGCCATCAGGTCGAGAAGCTGTGGACAGTGGACTGCCCTTAGAGAATTCTGAGCACCCTGAACAAACTCTTGAAATCTCTTCTATCTGTCCCCAGAATCACCCCTTCATATTCTGTTGTCCTGGAGCTTTTTTAGTAAACAGTAGTAGACTTGCCCTTGGTCTTTTCTGTCAACCTGGATATGAGTTCCACTATGCTCAGGTGGGAAGGGAACTAGATCCCCCTGACTCTGTGAGGACTCTGTCCTAGGGAGGTGGGGCTAGAAAGAGTTTCGATGCATAGAAACACTCAGTCCTGGCTCTCTCCCTGAGCCTTTTCCCCCTTTGCAATGAAGGCTGACTCAGTGGTACCTTCCTCCCCAACTCCAACCCACTGTGCTGGCTTAGTGCCCATGGGGGTGGGACTCCTGGTCCTGCCTAGGGTACCTTCCCTAAGAAGGGCACAGGCCTTCCAATAAGCCCTCTAGGCCCCTCCTGACCCTTGACCCTGGAGGCTAAAGAGCTGTATGCCAAGGGGCACTTGCTGGGGAGATACCAGGATAGGTTTGAGGGGGCAGTTGGAACACATAGAATAGAAAGCTGTACGCCAGGAGCAGGAACAGGCAGACTACTTCATGAAACAGTTAGGGCTGAGCATGGGGCTCTTGACATATACAACTTCTGATACAGCTGCCCCCAGCCACCTCTAACCAGAGTCTAATTAAGGTTATCAGCTATAGGAAACAGGAAGCAAGCTGTGCACATCCCCGTAAGGGAAGAGTTGGGCCTTTTTCCCAGATAGGAGCAGTATTCTTTCTAGACCTAGGATGGTTTGCTTGGCTTTGCACGTTAGGGCTGGAGTTCAGGAAACTGGGCACCATCCCAGACCCGTCTGCTCCTGCCTCatattccattgctggtggccTCATGACTTCACGTATTTCTCAAGTGCCCCAAGCCCTGGGGACACAAAATGGCCAAGTGTTTGCTCATCCTGGGAGCCTAAAGTCTAGGCTCAGCTGTCTACTTGACAGGAAGGCAAAGATGCTCTAACTTCTTGGCTTCCCAGTATGCCATATCCTCCCCTCTAGCAGTCCCAGGACACCCCAAGTGAGCT of Meriones unguiculatus strain TT.TT164.6M chromosome 8, Bangor_MerUng_6.1, whole genome shotgun sequence contains these proteins:
- the Fbxw5 gene encoding F-box/WD repeat-containing protein 5 isoform X1, which codes for MPQGSRRQAWLLRKDAGGGGSKSGGGGSGARRSGRRHRGPSRQNVTMDEGGMPLLPDSLVYQIFLSLGPADVLAAGLVCRQWQAVSRDEFLWREQFYRYYQVARDVPRHPAATSWYEEFRRLYDMVPCVEVQTLKEHTDQVLHLSFSHSGYQFASCSKDCTVKIWNNDLTISLLHSADMRPYNWSYTQFSQFNQDDSLLLASGVFLGPHNSSSGEIAVISLAFEAVAFLPDSFALLSRVRNKPYDVFGCWLTETSLISGNLHRIGDITSCSVLWLNNAFQNVESENVNVVKRLFKIQNLNASTIRTVMVADCSRFDSPDLLLDAGNQAGLPCRVFDLGGDSEEEATDPGLHASGSGHVKEDLRRMLDSVLDGHAQLSDCALETKVAELLAQGHTKPPECRSPRNKYLIFTTGCLTYSPHQIGIKQILPHQMTTAGPVLGEGRGSDAFFDALDHVIDVHGHIIGMGLSPDNRYLYVNSRAWPPGSVVADPMQPPPIAEEIDLLVFDLKTMREVKRALRAHRAYTPNDECFFIFLDVSKDFVASGAEDRHGYIWDRHYNICLAKLRHEDVVNSVAFSPQEQELLLTASDDATIKAWRSPRIVRVLQAPRPRPRPFFSWFASHKR
- the Fbxw5 gene encoding F-box/WD repeat-containing protein 5 isoform X3, which encodes MKELLPSVAKKQGPSRQNVTMDEGGMPLLPDSLVYQIFLSLGPADVLAAGLVCRQWQAVSRDEFLWREQFYRYYQVARDVPRHPAATSWYEEFRRLYDMVPCVEVQTLKEHTDQVLHLSFSHSGYQFASCSKDCTVKIWNNDLTISLLHSADMRPYNWSYTQFSQFNQDDSLLLASGVFLGPHNSSSGEIAVISLAFEAVAFLPDSFALLSRVRNKPYDVFGCWLTETSLISGNLHRIGDITSCSVLWLNNAFQNVESENVNVVKRLFKIQNLNASTIRTVMVADCSRFDSPDLLLDAGNQAGLPCRVFDLGGDSEEEATDPGLHASGSGHVKEDLRRMLDSVLDGHAQLSDCALETKVAELLAQGHTKPPECRSPRNKYLIFTTGCLTYSPHQIGIKQILPHQMTTAGPVLGEGRGSDAFFDALDHVIDVHGHIIGMGLSPDNRYLYVNSRAWPPGSVVADPMQPPPIAEEIDLLVFDLKTMREVKRALRAHRAYTPNDECFFIFLDVSKDFVASGAEDRHGYIWDRHYNICLAKLRHEDVVNSVAFSPQEQELLLTASDDATIKAWRSPRIVRVLQAPRPRPRPFFSWFASHKR
- the C8g gene encoding complement component C8 gamma chain isoform X1; the protein is MLSLEAVFFTLLLTASSLGQRAQKPSGSMSPISTIQAQANFDVQQEQGYRAEATTLHTAPQGAAIAVSTFRKLDGICWQIRQLFGVTGVPGRFFLQAPGLRGPVHVVVAETDYQSFAVLYLEQARKLSVKLYARSLPVSDSALNVFEQRVRGANLTEDQIFFFPKYGFCKTSDQFHILNEIQR
- the C8g gene encoding complement component C8 gamma chain isoform X2 — translated: MLSLEAVFFTLLLTASSLGQRAQKPSGSMSPISTIQAQANFDVQQEQGYRAEATTLHTAPQGAAIAVSTFRKLDGICWQIRQLFGVTGVPGRFFLQARSLPVSDSALNVFEQRVRGANLTEDQIFFFPKYGFCKTSDQFHILNEIQR
- the C8g gene encoding complement component C8 gamma chain isoform X3 — its product is MLSLEAVFFTLLLTASSLGQRAQKPSGSMSPISTIQAQANFDVQQVKIWLLVAVGSACRFLQEQGYRAEATTLHTAPQGAAIAVSTFRKLDGICWQIRQLFGVTGVPGRFFLQAPGLRGPVHVVVAETDYQSFAVLYLEQARKLSVKLYARSLPVSDSALNVFEQRVRGANLTEDQIFFFPKFLQDFRPVPHPERDTEIRPSGREAVDSGLPLENSEHPEQTLEISSICPQNHPFIFCCPGAFLVNSSRLALGLFCQPGYEFHYAQVGRELDPPDSVRTLS
- the Fbxw5 gene encoding F-box/WD repeat-containing protein 5 isoform X4, producing MCLLLGWYAANGRLYPGTNSYGGSSSTATTRWLEMCPATQIWNNDLTISLLHSADMRPYNWSYTQFSQFNQDDSLLLASGVFLGPHNSSSGEIAVISLAFEAVAFLPDSFALLSRVRNKPYDVFGCWLTETSLISGNLHRIGDITSCSVLWLNNAFQNVESENVNVVKRLFKIQNLNASTIRTVMVADCSRFDSPDLLLDAGNQAGLPCRVFDLGGDSEEEATDPGLHASGSGHVKEDLRRMLDSVLDGHAQLSDCALETKVAELLAQGHTKPPECRSPRNKYLIFTTGCLTYSPHQIGIKQILPHQMTTAGPVLGEGRGSDAFFDALDHVIDVHGHIIGMGLSPDNRYLYVNSRAWPPGSVVADPMQPPPIAEEIDLLVFDLKTMREVKRALRAHRAYTPNDECFFIFLDVSKDFVASGAEDRHGYIWDRHYNICLAKLRHEDVVNSVAFSPQEQELLLTASDDATIKAWRSPRIVRVLQAPRPRPRPFFSWFASHKR
- the Fbxw5 gene encoding F-box/WD repeat-containing protein 5 isoform X6 → MCLLLGWYAANGRLYPGTNSYGGSSSTATTRWLEMCPATQIWNNDLTISLLHSADMRPYNWSYTQFSQFNQDDSLLLASGVFLGPHNSSSGEIAVISLDSFALLSRVRNKPYDVFGCWLTETSLISGNLHRIGDITSCSVLWLNNAFQNVESENVNVVKRLFKIQNLNASTIRTVMVADCSRFDSPDLLLDAGNQAGLPCRVFDLGGDSEEEATDPGLHASGSGHVKEDLRRMLDSVLDGHAQLSDCALETKVAELLAQGHTKPPECRSPRNKYLIFTTGCLTYSPHQIGIKQILPHQMTTAGPVLGEGRGSDAFFDALDHVIDVHGHIIGMGLSPDNRYLYVNSRAWPPGSVVADPMQPPPIAEEIDLLVFDLKTMREVKRALRAHRAYTPNDECFFIFLDVSKDFVASGAEDRHGYIWDRHYNICLAKLRHEDVVNSVAFSPQEQELLLTASDDATIKAWRSPRIVRVLQAPRPRPRPFFSWFASHKR
- the Fbxw5 gene encoding F-box/WD repeat-containing protein 5 isoform X2 — protein: MPQGSRRQAWLLRKDAGGGGSKSGGGGSGARRSGRRHRGPSRQNVTMDEGGMPLLPDSLVYQIFLSLGPADVLAAGLVCRQWQAVSRDEFLWREQFYRYYQVARDVPRHPAATSWYEEFRRLYDMVPCVEVQTLKEHTDQVLHLSFSHSGYQFASCSKDCTVKIWNNDLTISLLHSADMRPYNWSYTQFSQFNQDDSLLLASGVFLGPHNSSSGEIAVISLDSFALLSRVRNKPYDVFGCWLTETSLISGNLHRIGDITSCSVLWLNNAFQNVESENVNVVKRLFKIQNLNASTIRTVMVADCSRFDSPDLLLDAGNQAGLPCRVFDLGGDSEEEATDPGLHASGSGHVKEDLRRMLDSVLDGHAQLSDCALETKVAELLAQGHTKPPECRSPRNKYLIFTTGCLTYSPHQIGIKQILPHQMTTAGPVLGEGRGSDAFFDALDHVIDVHGHIIGMGLSPDNRYLYVNSRAWPPGSVVADPMQPPPIAEEIDLLVFDLKTMREVKRALRAHRAYTPNDECFFIFLDVSKDFVASGAEDRHGYIWDRHYNICLAKLRHEDVVNSVAFSPQEQELLLTASDDATIKAWRSPRIVRVLQAPRPRPRPFFSWFASHKR
- the Fbxw5 gene encoding F-box/WD repeat-containing protein 5 isoform X5, with the protein product MVPCVEVQTLKEHTDQVLHLSFSHSGYQFASCSKDCTVKIWNNDLTISLLHSADMRPYNWSYTQFSQFNQDDSLLLASGVFLGPHNSSSGEIAVISLAFEAVAFLPDSFALLSRVRNKPYDVFGCWLTETSLISGNLHRIGDITSCSVLWLNNAFQNVESENVNVVKRLFKIQNLNASTIRTVMVADCSRFDSPDLLLDAGNQAGLPCRVFDLGGDSEEEATDPGLHASGSGHVKEDLRRMLDSVLDGHAQLSDCALETKVAELLAQGHTKPPECRSPRNKYLIFTTGCLTYSPHQIGIKQILPHQMTTAGPVLGEGRGSDAFFDALDHVIDVHGHIIGMGLSPDNRYLYVNSRAWPPGSVVADPMQPPPIAEEIDLLVFDLKTMREVKRALRAHRAYTPNDECFFIFLDVSKDFVASGAEDRHGYIWDRHYNICLAKLRHEDVVNSVAFSPQEQELLLTASDDATIKAWRSPRIVRVLQAPRPRPRPFFSWFASHKR